From the genome of Prevotella herbatica, one region includes:
- a CDS encoding Abi family protein — translation MTKKLATTIEQQIQLLKDRGMTISNEDKAKSILMDKGYYRLGFYWFPFETTYPDTTKRSHKFKEGTEFRDAVALYYFDSNLRTILAEYLYRIEINFRTNLIYNVSNHYNADPYWFSNLSIVKDKFLDSLDRNYSNIMKNDAIKIHHKHHKKDKYAPAWKTLEYMTFGEIITLYNSLRDDDLRLKIAAKYNIKNLKTMSSLMTNIRVLRNLCAHSHNIFDLHLKLSLRKGPINNMNGHNNDLVGCLLFIHYIIFSISKNRALDFKNRIKELVENESDEKIHYIIDYIKDFYQALE, via the coding sequence ATGACAAAGAAACTAGCTACAACCATTGAACAACAAATACAACTTCTTAAGGATAGGGGGATGACTATATCTAATGAAGACAAAGCAAAAAGCATATTAATGGATAAGGGGTATTACCGTTTGGGATTTTATTGGTTCCCATTTGAGACTACATATCCAGATACGACAAAACGTAGCCATAAATTCAAAGAAGGTACAGAATTTAGAGATGCTGTGGCTTTATATTATTTTGACAGTAATTTACGTACAATATTGGCAGAATATTTATATCGAATAGAAATTAACTTTCGCACAAATTTAATATATAACGTTTCAAACCATTACAATGCTGATCCGTATTGGTTTTCAAATTTATCAATAGTAAAGGACAAATTTTTAGACTCCTTAGATAGAAATTATAGTAATATTATGAAAAATGATGCTATTAAAATTCATCATAAGCATCATAAAAAAGATAAATATGCTCCAGCCTGGAAAACATTAGAATACATGACTTTTGGAGAAATCATTACTTTATATAATAGTTTAAGAGATGACGACCTGAGACTCAAGATTGCTGCGAAATACAATATAAAAAATCTTAAGACTATGAGTAGTTTAATGACAAACATCCGAGTTTTAAGAAATCTGTGTGCTCACTCTCATAATATATTTGATTTGCACTTAAAACTATCCTTGCGTAAAGGACCTATTAATAATATGAATGGGCATAATAATGATCTTGTAGGATGTCTTTTGTTCATTCATTATATTATATTTTCTATTTCTAAAAATAGAGCTTTAGATTTTAAAAACAGAATTAAGGAATTAGTTGAAAATGAATCAGATGAGAAAATTCATTATATAATTGATTATATCAAAGATTTTTATCAAGCACTAGAATAA